The Sorangiineae bacterium MSr11367 genome window below encodes:
- a CDS encoding pyridoxal-phosphate dependent enzyme has translation MMHGALESITQAVGHTPIVRLNRVAAGLKAEIYVKCEYLNPGGSHKDRLAANLLRRAEENGLRPGGTIVEATSGNTGASLALLAAVRGYKCVFVMPDKMSQEKIQHLRAFGARVVVCPTAVEADDPRSYYKVSRRIADETPNSFYANQYHNPANPEAHYISSAPEIWEQTNGDFDAFVAGMGTGGTISGCGKYFKERNPNIQLVGVDPVGSLYYDFVKTGRVTKPFSYKVEGIGEDFFPTTMNLKIIDDVVRVDDKECFLMTRDLTRLEGLFVGGSGGAAVAGAIKYAKARDRAEKILVFLCDGGGKYVSKIFNDDWMRENGFLDDQPGLGTVRDILDASAKRKIVTASATSTVREVIGLLKSLDISQIPVVDGGKLRGIIAEVDLLRHLVSGAKTLDSTVGELVEGDYATVTPDTKIELLQGVLSDAKAALVMDGTEVVGIVTRIDLIDFLAKATVEGPKSA, from the coding sequence ATGATGCACGGAGCGCTGGAGTCCATCACGCAGGCGGTCGGTCACACGCCCATCGTTCGCCTCAATCGCGTCGCCGCGGGCCTCAAGGCCGAGATTTACGTCAAGTGCGAATATCTCAACCCGGGTGGCAGCCACAAGGATCGCCTGGCCGCGAATCTCCTTCGCCGCGCTGAGGAAAATGGTCTGCGCCCCGGCGGGACCATCGTGGAGGCCACCAGCGGCAACACGGGGGCCTCGCTGGCGCTGCTCGCCGCCGTGCGCGGATACAAGTGCGTCTTCGTCATGCCGGACAAGATGAGCCAGGAGAAGATCCAGCACTTGCGTGCCTTCGGCGCGCGCGTGGTGGTGTGCCCCACAGCCGTCGAGGCGGACGACCCGCGCAGCTATTACAAAGTATCGCGGCGCATTGCGGATGAAACGCCGAATAGCTTTTACGCGAATCAGTATCACAACCCGGCCAACCCCGAGGCCCACTACATCTCCAGCGCGCCGGAGATTTGGGAGCAAACCAACGGCGATTTCGACGCGTTCGTCGCCGGCATGGGCACGGGCGGCACCATCAGCGGGTGCGGCAAGTACTTCAAGGAGCGCAATCCGAACATCCAGCTCGTGGGCGTGGATCCGGTGGGTTCGCTCTATTACGACTTCGTGAAAACGGGGCGGGTCACCAAGCCGTTCTCCTACAAGGTCGAGGGCATCGGCGAGGACTTCTTCCCCACGACGATGAACCTGAAGATCATCGACGACGTCGTGCGGGTCGACGACAAGGAGTGCTTCCTCATGACGCGCGACCTCACGCGCCTCGAGGGGCTCTTCGTGGGTGGCTCGGGCGGTGCGGCGGTGGCGGGCGCCATCAAGTACGCGAAGGCGCGCGACCGCGCGGAGAAGATCCTGGTCTTCTTGTGCGACGGCGGCGGCAAATACGTCTCGAAGATCTTCAACGACGACTGGATGCGCGAGAACGGCTTCCTCGACGACCAGCCCGGCCTCGGCACGGTGCGGGACATCCTCGACGCGTCGGCGAAGCGCAAAATCGTGACGGCATCGGCCACCTCGACGGTGCGCGAGGTGATCGGTCTGCTCAAATCGCTCGACATCAGCCAGATCCCGGTGGTCGACGGCGGCAAGCTGCGCGGCATCATCGCGGAGGTGGACCTGCTCCGCCACTTGGTCTCCGGTGCGAAGACGCTGGACTCCACGGTGGGCGAATTGGTCGAGGGCGACTACGCCACCGTGACGCCCGACACGAAGATCGAGCTGCTCCAGGGCGTTCTCTCCGACGCCAAGGCCGCGCTGGTGATGGACGGCACCGAGGTGGTGGGCATCGTCACCCGCATCGACTTGATCGACTTCCTGGCGAAGGCCACGGTCGAAGGCCCAAAGAGCGCCTAA
- a CDS encoding DMT family transporter: MSTDGVPFSIVALVIGSAFVHAMWNAILKRRKHPELAGGAISLIGAVSSVLVALFFTRTAPSFGVVLWSLGAGLFEAAYFVALSKALARAPLGVAYTIARGGALLVTWPISVVWHGERPTPVALVGSLLVAGGLALVGLRGGKKSEPHAGARGGLAWSIACAVFIAGYHLFYKCAMNDGGEPAPVSAVSLSLAAVLSLAWYGRAGTAKILLDARERPWPIVIAGLLVTVSFVAFLAGLERGGAGVIMTLRNTSVLFAQVFGWLGGERSRPAQVVGVLAVFAGAVCTAWP; the protein is encoded by the coding sequence GTGAGCACGGACGGCGTACCCTTCTCCATCGTTGCCCTCGTCATCGGGTCGGCGTTCGTCCACGCGATGTGGAACGCGATCCTCAAGCGACGGAAGCACCCGGAGCTCGCGGGCGGGGCTATCTCCCTCATTGGTGCCGTGAGCTCGGTGCTCGTGGCGCTCTTCTTCACCCGGACGGCGCCGTCGTTCGGCGTGGTGCTCTGGAGCCTCGGCGCGGGGCTCTTCGAGGCCGCGTACTTCGTGGCGCTCTCCAAGGCGCTGGCGCGTGCGCCGCTCGGCGTGGCGTACACCATCGCGCGCGGCGGAGCGCTGCTCGTCACGTGGCCCATCTCCGTCGTATGGCACGGCGAGCGCCCCACGCCCGTTGCGCTCGTAGGCAGCCTTCTCGTGGCGGGCGGTCTCGCGCTGGTGGGGCTGCGCGGCGGCAAAAAGAGCGAGCCGCACGCCGGCGCGCGCGGTGGCCTCGCGTGGTCCATCGCCTGCGCGGTCTTCATCGCGGGGTACCACCTGTTCTACAAATGCGCGATGAACGACGGGGGCGAACCTGCCCCGGTCTCCGCCGTGTCGCTGTCCCTCGCCGCGGTGTTGAGCCTCGCCTGGTACGGCCGCGCCGGCACCGCGAAGATCCTTCTTGATGCGCGCGAGCGCCCGTGGCCGATTGTGATCGCTGGCCTCCTCGTCACCGTGTCGTTCGTGGCGTTTCTCGCCGGCCTCGAACGAGGTGGCGCCGGCGTCATCATGACGTTGCGCAACACCTCGGTGCTCTTCGCACAAGTCTTCGGCTGGCTCGGCGGCGAACGCTCGCGCCCGGCCCAGGTGGTCGGTGTGCTCGCGGTGTTCGCCGGCGCCGTGTGCACGGCCTGGCCTTAG
- a CDS encoding quinone oxidoreductase, translating into MKAIRYHQIGDPTVLRWEDAETPVAGPGEVLIAVRAAGVNFADTERRRGLYDAAAPLPRILGSEAAGVVHAVGPGVDAAWVGRRVVALTPASYAEFTKANLDVVSALPDNVSFETAASIPVQGLTAYHLVHTAGRVTKGQWVLVHSAAGGVGLLATQLVKALGGKVVGTVSTEAKAGQALEAGADAVLRYDQVGSEVPRITEGRGVDLVLDAVGADTWRASLDSLAPFGHLILYGSASGDVPKLNVDAELMPRSLKVSAYWLRSPHPKELQQRAMASLLDEVAAGRLRITIGLQLPVTEAVEAHRRLESRATVGKVVLTV; encoded by the coding sequence ATGAAAGCGATTCGCTACCACCAAATCGGTGATCCGACGGTCTTGCGCTGGGAGGACGCCGAGACGCCCGTGGCGGGTCCCGGCGAGGTGCTCATCGCCGTGCGCGCCGCCGGGGTGAATTTCGCCGACACCGAGCGGCGTCGCGGTCTCTACGATGCGGCGGCGCCCTTGCCGCGCATTCTCGGCTCCGAGGCCGCCGGCGTGGTCCATGCCGTGGGGCCTGGGGTCGACGCGGCGTGGGTTGGCCGGCGCGTGGTGGCGCTCACCCCGGCGAGTTACGCGGAGTTCACCAAAGCGAACCTGGACGTCGTGTCGGCCTTGCCGGACAACGTCTCGTTCGAGACGGCGGCAAGCATCCCCGTGCAGGGACTCACCGCGTACCATTTGGTGCACACCGCGGGACGCGTCACCAAAGGGCAGTGGGTGCTGGTGCACTCCGCGGCCGGTGGCGTGGGCCTGCTGGCAACGCAGCTGGTGAAAGCCCTTGGCGGCAAGGTCGTGGGCACCGTTTCCACCGAGGCCAAAGCAGGGCAGGCCCTGGAAGCCGGCGCCGATGCCGTCCTTCGCTACGACCAAGTCGGGAGCGAGGTGCCGCGCATCACCGAAGGCCGCGGGGTCGATCTCGTGCTCGACGCGGTGGGCGCCGACACGTGGCGCGCGAGTCTCGATAGCCTGGCGCCGTTCGGGCATTTGATCCTCTACGGCTCGGCGAGCGGCGACGTGCCGAAGTTGAACGTGGACGCGGAGTTGATGCCGCGCTCCTTGAAGGTCAGCGCGTATTGGCTGCGCTCCCCGCACCCGAAGGAGCTTCAGCAGCGCGCCATGGCCTCGCTTCTCGACGAGGTGGCCGCGGGCCGGCTGCGCATCACCATTGGGCTGCAATTGCCCGTCACCGAGGCGGTGGAGGCGCATCGCCGGCTCGAGTCGCGCGCCACGGTGGGGAAGGTCGTTCTGACGGTGTGA
- a CDS encoding serine/threonine protein kinase: protein MNRPMRPQDPFIGRDILNGQFQILQKIGTGGMGAVYKALQPEMNRMVGVKILHPKLTNRKDLASRFRREARAMSHLTHPNTVKVFLYGELEDGSLYIVMEFLEGKNLNQTVRGEGPMQMQRALPILIQVCGALQEAHGAGIIHRDLKPENIFLCSQGGMKDYPKVLDFGLAKVTEREMRPGSLILTQEGMVFGTPEFMSPEQAQGKTLTSGSDIYSLAVILYEVLTGKLPFEAKGAMDYLQLHVSGRPIPLSRRVEGRVFPPLLDQVMERALAKRPEDRFPSAADFALALQAVLDGRHHQVGGMPPPPPPSANGANLRVVPPPPPHAHHHHHAPPPPSTTSSLGSDGAVVRAFKPRPNPLFLLGTVALGCLVVGAAVAVLVMRFLMAH from the coding sequence GTGAACCGCCCCATGCGTCCGCAGGATCCGTTCATCGGTAGAGACATCCTGAACGGGCAATTTCAAATCCTCCAAAAGATTGGCACCGGCGGCATGGGCGCCGTCTACAAGGCGTTGCAACCGGAGATGAACCGGATGGTGGGGGTGAAGATTCTTCACCCGAAGCTCACCAACCGGAAGGACCTCGCCTCGCGTTTTCGCCGCGAAGCGCGGGCGATGAGCCACCTGACGCATCCGAACACCGTCAAAGTTTTCCTCTACGGCGAGCTCGAGGACGGTTCGCTGTACATCGTGATGGAGTTCCTGGAGGGCAAGAACCTCAATCAGACGGTGCGCGGCGAAGGCCCCATGCAGATGCAACGCGCCTTGCCGATCCTGATTCAGGTGTGTGGCGCCCTGCAGGAGGCGCACGGAGCGGGCATCATCCATCGCGATCTCAAGCCCGAGAATATTTTTCTCTGCAGCCAAGGCGGCATGAAGGACTACCCGAAGGTGCTCGACTTCGGCCTCGCCAAGGTGACCGAGCGCGAGATGCGCCCGGGGTCGCTCATCCTGACGCAAGAGGGCATGGTCTTCGGCACGCCGGAGTTCATGAGCCCGGAGCAAGCCCAAGGGAAAACGCTTACTTCCGGCAGCGATATTTATTCGCTCGCGGTGATTCTGTACGAGGTGCTGACGGGCAAGTTGCCCTTCGAGGCCAAGGGCGCCATGGACTACCTGCAGCTCCACGTGAGCGGCCGGCCCATCCCGCTGAGCCGCCGGGTCGAAGGCCGCGTGTTCCCGCCGCTGCTCGATCAAGTGATGGAGCGCGCCCTGGCCAAGCGCCCCGAAGATCGCTTCCCCAGCGCCGCCGATTTCGCGCTCGCGCTGCAAGCAGTGCTCGACGGGCGCCACCACCAAGTGGGTGGGATGCCGCCGCCGCCACCACCCTCGGCCAACGGGGCCAATCTGCGCGTCGTGCCCCCTCCGCCGCCGCACGCGCATCACCACCACCACGCGCCGCCCCCGCCGAGCACGACGTCGTCGCTCGGCAGCGATGGCGCCGTCGTCCGCGCCTTCAAGCCGCGCCCGAATCCGTTGTTCCTGCTGGGAACGGTGGCTCTGGGGTGCCTCGTCGTGGGGGCCGCGGTCGCCGTGTTGGTGATGCGCTTTTTGATGGCGCACTAG
- a CDS encoding methyltransferase, which yields MKSALELKNAVQSPGFTPSVRDAAALVALLVDSDETVRSAVERALARLGEALVAVARDGWPEAPPTAKVHLVRAVARASSSDDAVGLFLRALNDEASQVRRSAARALGKLRGERARRVEEALVGAWNRADVPVEEQRALASALGNLGAESAAPLLAGVDTEDPELLRIAARARLMIERTRVRGQAGGGSIDGTAVPSEPLPIVFHVRRGLEPVLADELQEHGSPFGPMQTSTAGWVRGTLRGPLEQAWLARTALSFALRIEAPGGDVVAALASEAAQRIFTTWTRGPIRYRLAFAEGGHRRAQVWQIASEVAERCPALINDPTSTLWEVLVREDSVELSPRALPDPRFSYRVRDVPAASHPTIAAALARLGGVRADDVVWDPFVGSGMELVERARLGPYASLLGTDLAPKALQAARANLDSANVAATLAVGDATRYAPPAPVTLIVTNPPMGLRVARSKELGAMLEQFLAHACDVLAPGGRLVWLSPFRERNRKAVRALPFDVELSREVDMGGFWATLEILTKKKGPAAPGRRPR from the coding sequence ATGAAAAGTGCACTGGAGCTAAAAAACGCCGTCCAATCCCCAGGATTTACGCCCAGTGTGCGCGACGCCGCCGCCCTGGTCGCTCTGCTGGTCGATTCCGACGAAACCGTTCGGTCCGCCGTGGAGCGCGCGCTGGCGCGGCTGGGTGAGGCGCTCGTCGCCGTGGCGCGCGATGGCTGGCCGGAGGCGCCGCCCACCGCCAAGGTGCACCTGGTTCGCGCCGTCGCGCGTGCGAGCTCGAGCGACGACGCCGTGGGGCTCTTTCTACGCGCGCTGAACGACGAGGCGTCGCAGGTGCGGCGAAGCGCGGCGCGTGCGCTGGGCAAGCTGCGCGGTGAGCGGGCGCGGCGCGTGGAGGAGGCCTTGGTCGGCGCCTGGAACCGCGCCGATGTGCCCGTCGAAGAGCAGCGCGCCCTCGCGTCGGCCTTGGGCAACTTGGGGGCGGAGAGTGCGGCGCCTCTGCTGGCCGGTGTGGACACGGAGGATCCGGAGCTGCTCCGCATCGCCGCCCGCGCCCGGCTGATGATCGAGCGCACCCGCGTGCGCGGGCAGGCCGGCGGCGGCAGCATCGATGGGACGGCGGTGCCGAGCGAGCCCCTGCCCATCGTCTTTCATGTGCGGCGCGGCCTTGAGCCGGTGCTCGCCGACGAACTGCAGGAACATGGCTCGCCCTTCGGGCCGATGCAGACGAGCACTGCGGGCTGGGTGCGCGGCACCTTGCGCGGGCCGCTCGAGCAAGCGTGGCTCGCGCGCACCGCGCTCTCGTTCGCGCTCCGCATCGAGGCGCCCGGCGGCGACGTCGTGGCGGCGCTGGCCTCGGAGGCGGCGCAGCGCATCTTCACCACGTGGACGCGCGGGCCGATTCGCTACCGCCTCGCCTTCGCCGAGGGCGGCCATCGTCGCGCCCAGGTCTGGCAGATCGCGAGCGAGGTCGCCGAGCGGTGCCCGGCGTTGATCAACGATCCCACGTCGACCCTGTGGGAGGTGCTCGTGCGGGAAGACTCCGTGGAGCTCTCGCCGCGGGCCCTGCCCGATCCGCGCTTTTCGTACCGCGTGCGCGATGTGCCCGCGGCGTCGCACCCCACCATCGCCGCTGCGTTGGCCCGCCTCGGCGGCGTGCGCGCGGACGACGTCGTGTGGGACCCGTTCGTGGGCTCGGGCATGGAGCTCGTGGAGCGCGCGCGCCTCGGCCCGTATGCCTCGCTGCTCGGGACGGATCTCGCGCCCAAGGCGCTGCAGGCCGCGCGCGCCAACTTGGACAGTGCCAATGTGGCGGCCACGTTGGCCGTGGGCGATGCCACGCGCTACGCGCCGCCGGCACCGGTGACGCTCATCGTGACCAATCCGCCGATGGGCCTTCGTGTGGCCCGCAGCAAAGAGCTGGGCGCGATGCTGGAACAATTCCTCGCGCACGCATGCGATGTGCTCGCGCCGGGCGGGCGCCTGGTCTGGCTTTCGCCCTTCCGCGAGCGTAACCGCAAGGCGGTCCGCGCTTTGCCGTTCGACGTGGAACTCTCCCGCGAGGTCGACATGGGCGGCTTTTGGGCCACGCTCGAGATTCTTACCAAGAAGAAAGGTCCCGCCGCCCCCGGCCGCCGGCCTCGGTGA
- a CDS encoding polyphenol oxidase family protein: MTISLISPALARAGFSHGFSTREVDLRFDAPDYAGSLRRFGTAAGIDPLRLAQARQVHGIHVVDAQTTLWIAGVAPATEADAIVAEPGYAAGVRVADCVPILVGDPTTGQVAAIHAGWRGLVAGVIQAALARLSAGGADLARSVAAIGPCICATCFEVGDDVAERITHAVDASVVETSPPRKPHANLRLGARRVLERVGVGGIEDVPGCTRCEKDRFFSYRRDQDASGRHLAAIAAGTTSGSLTS; encoded by the coding sequence ATGACCATTTCGCTCATTAGCCCTGCCCTCGCAAGGGCTGGATTTTCGCACGGATTTTCCACACGAGAGGTCGACCTCCGATTCGATGCGCCCGACTATGCCGGTAGTCTCAGGCGCTTTGGCACAGCCGCGGGCATCGACCCACTCCGTCTCGCACAAGCGCGCCAGGTGCATGGCATCCACGTGGTCGATGCCCAAACGACGCTTTGGATCGCTGGCGTCGCGCCGGCCACGGAAGCCGATGCCATCGTGGCGGAGCCGGGATACGCGGCGGGAGTTCGCGTGGCCGATTGCGTGCCGATCCTCGTGGGCGATCCCACCACCGGTCAGGTCGCCGCCATCCACGCCGGGTGGCGCGGCCTCGTGGCGGGCGTGATCCAAGCGGCCCTTGCACGACTTTCCGCCGGCGGCGCCGATTTGGCACGTTCCGTCGCCGCGATTGGCCCATGCATTTGCGCCACGTGCTTCGAAGTCGGTGACGATGTAGCCGAACGCATCACCCATGCCGTCGATGCTTCGGTCGTCGAAACGTCACCTCCCCGTAAACCGCACGCCAACCTCCGACTCGGGGCACGGCGCGTGCTGGAGCGGGTGGGCGTTGGGGGCATCGAGGACGTGCCCGGTTGCACGCGCTGCGAGAAAGATCGCTTCTTTTCGTACCGTCGCGACCAGGACGCCAGCGGGCGCCACCTCGCGGCCATCGCCGCGGGCACGACAAGCGGCTCCCTTACATCGTAG
- a CDS encoding response regulator: MDDHGGSLAAVRLLLVADDEADASLVRSALARLQGLSETSFTWTRAADAASFALARDEHDVGLVDFELAKRTNFELLERHGGDTPIVVLARLADQDADPFAGRPALAMRAFDILDRSQLATPRFERTLRRVLERRAARAALQRSDARFRDVLEQIPEAILVHDRGRILHVNARTLRDLGCERPDQLVGSSLLDLVREEDRALLDAPASRSRASAGNPIICRFVLADGSMLAAEVIEVPIVWGGRPASALLARDVSQHLDTQARLLLADRFSRGSSLAASVAHEINNPLAYVRSNLVFAIDELARLEGGERINHVREALADARQGAERVEIIARDLKIFSQARDDRKGAVDVHRVLELAFNMTKSEIRERARLVTEYAQVPDIIANDGRLAHVFINLLLNATQAIPEGRAREHTVRVATRSDRDRVIVEVSDTGAGMSAKVRERIFDPFFTTTPTVRTGLGLFVCQQIVHALRGRITVESELGRGSTFRVELPANVSATLPIARPHVQRAHLLIVDDEPLVCSSLQRSLKRDYEVTAVQSARAALDLMAGGTSFDLVLCDLMMPEMSGMDLYEELRRTNPVQCTKLIFFTGGASTAGAREFLERVPNPRLEKPADIARIRELVRERIAS; the protein is encoded by the coding sequence ATGGACGACCACGGGGGAAGTCTCGCAGCGGTCCGCCTGCTGCTCGTCGCCGACGACGAAGCCGATGCCAGCCTCGTTCGAAGTGCGCTCGCGCGCCTTCAAGGGCTCTCGGAAACGTCGTTCACATGGACGCGCGCGGCCGACGCCGCATCGTTCGCCCTTGCGCGCGACGAGCACGACGTCGGCCTCGTCGACTTCGAGCTGGCCAAGCGCACCAACTTCGAGCTGTTGGAACGACATGGCGGCGACACGCCCATCGTCGTGCTGGCCCGTCTAGCGGACCAGGATGCCGACCCGTTCGCAGGCCGCCCTGCGCTGGCGATGCGGGCGTTCGACATTCTCGATCGAAGCCAGCTGGCCACACCGCGGTTCGAGCGCACGCTGCGGCGCGTTCTCGAACGCCGGGCTGCGCGCGCGGCACTGCAACGGTCGGATGCGCGCTTCCGCGATGTGCTGGAGCAGATCCCCGAAGCCATCCTCGTGCACGATCGCGGGCGCATCCTGCACGTGAACGCCCGCACCCTGCGCGACCTCGGCTGCGAGCGCCCCGACCAACTCGTCGGCTCCTCGCTGCTCGACTTGGTGCGCGAAGAGGATCGCGCCCTGCTCGACGCTCCCGCCAGCCGCAGCCGAGCCAGTGCAGGCAACCCGATAATTTGCCGCTTCGTGCTCGCAGACGGAAGCATGCTCGCCGCGGAGGTCATCGAGGTACCCATCGTCTGGGGCGGCCGCCCCGCGAGTGCCTTGCTCGCGCGCGACGTGAGCCAGCACCTCGACACGCAGGCGCGCCTTCTCCTCGCGGATCGCTTTTCGCGCGGGAGCTCGCTCGCGGCGTCGGTGGCGCACGAGATCAACAACCCGCTGGCCTACGTCCGCTCGAACCTGGTATTCGCCATCGACGAGCTCGCGCGCCTCGAGGGAGGCGAGCGAATCAACCACGTGCGTGAGGCGCTGGCCGACGCCCGCCAAGGGGCCGAGCGTGTCGAGATCATCGCGCGCGATCTCAAGATCTTCTCCCAGGCCCGCGACGACCGCAAAGGCGCGGTCGACGTGCACCGCGTGCTCGAACTCGCGTTCAACATGACCAAGTCGGAGATCCGCGAACGCGCGCGGCTGGTCACGGAATACGCCCAGGTCCCGGACATCATCGCCAACGACGGACGCCTGGCGCACGTGTTCATCAATTTGCTCCTCAATGCCACGCAAGCCATCCCCGAGGGCCGTGCGCGCGAGCACACCGTACGCGTGGCCACGCGCTCGGATCGCGATCGGGTCATCGTCGAGGTGTCCGACACGGGCGCGGGCATGTCGGCCAAGGTCCGCGAGCGCATCTTCGACCCGTTCTTTACCACGACGCCCACCGTGCGCACGGGCCTGGGGCTCTTCGTGTGCCAGCAGATCGTGCATGCCCTGCGCGGTCGCATCACCGTGGAGAGCGAGCTTGGGCGCGGCAGCACCTTCCGCGTCGAGCTGCCCGCCAACGTGTCGGCCACGTTGCCCATCGCCCGCCCCCACGTCCAGCGCGCGCACCTGCTCATCGTCGACGACGAACCCCTCGTGTGCAGCTCCCTGCAACGAAGCTTGAAGCGCGACTACGAAGTCACCGCCGTGCAGTCGGCCCGCGCCGCACTGGATCTCATGGCCGGCGGCACCTCGTTCGATCTCGTCCTGTGCGACCTGATGATGCCCGAAATGAGCGGCATGGACCTGTACGAGGAACTGCGCCGCACGAACCCCGTGCAGTGCACCAAGCTCATTTTCTTCACCGGCGGCGCCTCCACCGCCGGCGCCCGCGAATTCCTCGAGCGCGTCCCCAATCCGCGATTGGAAAAGCCGGCCGACATCGCTCGCATCCGCGAACTGGTGCGCGAGCGCATCGCCAGCTAA
- a CDS encoding molybdopterin-dependent oxidoreductase, with translation MEKPSRVMAPTMLDRRTFLRAVAAGTGVCALGGATYVLADDGATRQAATLKRPDGRPRLPPSQFLLQRLRPMGGSEGDPSAKSFKLRVYGEVESPFEIDFTELLKMPQVEQTCDVHCVTKWTVLDSHWTGVRVADLAERAKVKKSARHVIFEAAHGYTSNVLLREALAPNVLVAHRYEGAPLARPHGAPVRALVPDLYFWKSAKWLTGIRFSAVDQPGYWEVRGYNNHADPWREERYG, from the coding sequence ATGGAGAAGCCCTCTCGTGTGATGGCGCCGACCATGTTGGACCGGCGCACCTTCCTCCGGGCGGTGGCGGCCGGTACGGGGGTCTGCGCCCTGGGCGGCGCGACCTACGTGCTCGCCGACGACGGTGCCACCCGCCAAGCGGCCACCCTGAAGCGCCCCGACGGACGTCCCCGCCTGCCGCCGAGCCAGTTCCTCCTTCAACGATTGCGCCCGATGGGCGGAAGCGAGGGCGATCCGAGCGCGAAGAGCTTCAAGCTGCGCGTCTACGGCGAAGTGGAATCCCCGTTCGAGATCGACTTCACCGAGCTGCTCAAGATGCCGCAGGTCGAGCAGACCTGCGACGTGCACTGCGTGACGAAATGGACTGTGCTCGATAGCCACTGGACGGGCGTTCGCGTGGCCGATCTCGCCGAACGCGCCAAGGTGAAGAAGAGCGCACGCCACGTCATCTTCGAGGCCGCGCACGGCTACACGTCGAACGTGCTCCTGCGCGAAGCCCTCGCGCCCAACGTGCTCGTCGCTCACCGCTACGAAGGCGCGCCACTCGCGCGCCCGCACGGCGCCCCGGTGCGCGCCCTCGTACCCGATCTGTATTTCTGGAAGAGTGCCAAATGGCTCACCGGCATTCGCTTCAGCGCCGTCGACCAACCTGGCTATTGGGAAGTGCGCGGGTACAACAACCACGCCGATCCGTGGAGAGAAGAACGATATGGCTGA
- a CDS encoding PepSY-associated TM helix domain-containing protein: MADGSSRFLLRPWLRAIHRDIGYVAVGLTFIYALSGLAVNHIADWKDGDANFVRYQTTHHFAPLANAANGNSNDDEAVARDVASKLGITEPPREVYRAAPDQLDVQWERRTLHIDTEKGDVIEEGEKPRFFLRLANWLHLNRGKKAWTYVADTYAVALLFLSISGLFMIKGKKGLFGRGAVLALVGIAIPVVYVTLAGGP, translated from the coding sequence ATGGCTGATGGCTCGTCTCGTTTTCTCCTCCGCCCGTGGCTGCGCGCCATTCATCGCGACATCGGCTACGTGGCGGTCGGGCTCACCTTCATTTATGCGCTGTCCGGTCTGGCCGTAAACCACATTGCCGACTGGAAAGACGGTGACGCGAACTTCGTACGCTACCAAACGACACACCATTTCGCCCCACTCGCCAATGCCGCCAATGGCAACTCCAATGATGACGAAGCCGTCGCCCGCGACGTGGCGAGCAAACTTGGCATCACGGAGCCACCGCGCGAAGTCTACCGAGCGGCCCCCGATCAACTCGACGTGCAATGGGAACGACGTACCTTGCACATCGACACCGAAAAAGGCGACGTCATCGAAGAAGGCGAAAAGCCGCGATTTTTCTTACGTCTCGCGAATTGGCTGCATTTGAATCGTGGCAAGAAAGCATGGACTTACGTGGCGGACACCTATGCGGTGGCGCTCCTCTTCTTGTCCATCTCCGGCCTCTTCATGATCAAAGGTAAGAAAGGCCTTTTCGGCCGTGGCGCGGTGTTGGCGCTCGTGGGAATCGCCATTCCTGTCGTCTATGTGACCTTGGCTGGCGGTCCTTAA